The following proteins are co-located in the Betta splendens chromosome 9, fBetSpl5.4, whole genome shotgun sequence genome:
- the gsap gene encoding gamma-secretase-activating protein isoform X6, producing the protein MWVVVCKGIIGHTEHHMQGHVSHCFATQPVWVSANDAACAEYSSAVDTRILNIERDGHILYSWKVTVLHTCVIGATETTRIGKYDPVTKHNKLLYSFDKQVCVSSCSLNKEETLLAVSLAQSTAGAERLKPLSKCLTLLIEISPINNTKVLKAVDCRVKVQFLHQEGDRRPVLESHLLLLTEDGYADLYHVLLAKQEGYRVVMANAERLAKTAERLVEDFSWVQWDGHAQRLYYLTHKDKFLLRCVQFYPNHSCDTVLELPLELPADAFPAVKFVNLGFDHYHTEGPEQELVRLEVFTETIGSMCVCYSQPSKHKQELIYSLILVHKDCRKTFRVALGAERTQQRAEQLQPVFIPIGYYILVYLQDYFLHCINTRQQEMLCHSLFFSGEDVDLGLQCQPADITVLHAEEKSCCSLLDLASGTIHVVELSPAYLLQVLKSNTPSRCPGRKADSQCLAALHCLLVYMGKDPNLELKIIEWLCDNVNAFECFDQIQEFILASLFRISYEKSLSLDKVLPYSSVFNKKEVPACLSTVPGVVCTTDLQIESEVKGKGFWAELQWNTERVNYLDNVPHPRYQTTAGPVQQGSERRPSSHMNHLEDNTKKVLSMVDTWCLDKKLVPLFQEEDHQQRALIGLTVDKLREHLNRHLPHLGKKKTDSLVVSYVAKLLELIRHMLETVWLKYDLGSHVLCLTQQGTPAEWSVLHFMFRILEATRGLSLPLPPGYHTLLAVFAVRCLPHHTFLQYIDHGFLQLTETFVSRLMTDLDNSDANERLKFSVVKRLPQPMEQRIYHMWDHPVSSASISRDYVRTLLERNNKNKGFASSGRDNPGFRPDFLPLTYLAKILSDIEAKAPNPFEEQENVDARFVEETALKQTLILLGFEEK; encoded by the exons ATGTGGGTGGTTGTGTGTAAAGGTATCATAGGACACACAGAGCATCATATGCAGGGACACGTGTCACATTGCTTTGCTACGCAGCCCGTCTGGGTTTCTGCTAATGATGCTGCTTGTGCAGAGTACTCCAGCGCAGTGGACACGCGCATCCTGAACATCGAGAGAGACGGCCATATTCTGTACTCCTGGAAGGTAACGGTGCTTCATACGTGTGTGATT GGAGCGACAGAAACCACCAGGATCGGGAAATACGACCCGGTCACCAAACACAACAAG CTCCTGTACTCGTTCGACAAGCAGGTGTGCGTCAGCAGCTGCTCGCTGAACAAGGAGGAGACTCTGTTAG CCGTCAGCTTGGCCCAAAGCACCGCGGGAGCCGAGCGCCTGAAACCAC TGTCCAAGTGCCTCACCCTCCTGATCGAGATCAGTCCCATCAACAACACCAAGGTCCTGAAGGCCGTGGACTGCAGGGTCAAAGTGCAG TTCCTCCACCAGGAAGGCGACAGGAGGCCGGTGCTGGAGAgccacctgctcctgctgacAGAGGACGGAT ATGCAGACCTGTACCACGTGCTGCTGGCCAAACAGGAGGGCTACAGGGTG GTGATGGCGAATGCGGAGCGTTTGGCCAAAACGGCGGAGAGGCTGGTGGAGGATTTCAGCTGGGTGCAGTGGGATGGACACGCGCAGAGGCTCTACTACCTGACGCACAAG GACAAGTTCCTGCTGCGATGTGTCCAGTTTTACCCAAACCACAGCTGTGACACTGTG CTGGAGCTTCCGTTGGAGCTGCCTGCTGACGCTTTCCCTGCAGTCAA GTTCGTCAACCTGGGCTTTGACCATTATCACACAGAGGGACCGGAGCAGGAGCTCGTTCGACTAGAGGTGTTCACAGAGACAATAG GGAGCATGTGCGTCTGCTACAGTCAGCcctccaaacacaaacaggagctgatCTACAGTTTAATTTTAGTCCACAAAG ACTGCAGGAAGACGTTCAGGGTTGCGCTGGGCGCTGAGCGGacccagcagagagcagagcagctccagcccGTCTTCATCCCCATAG GTTACTACATCCTGGTGTATCTGCAGGACTATTTCCTCCACTGTATCAACACCAGGCAGCAGGAGATGCTCTGTCACTCGCTCTTCTTCTCCG GAGAGGATGTGGACCTGGGCTTGCAGTGTCAGCCAGCTGACATCACTGTGCTGCATGCGGAGGAAAAgtcctgctgcagtttgttggACCTGGCCAGCGGCACCATTCACGTCGTCGAGCTCAGCCCTGCctacctgctgcaggtgctgaaATCAAACACTCCTTCCAG GTGCCCCGGCAGGAAGGCTGACTCTCAGTGTCTGGCTGCTCTCCACTGCCTGCTGGTTTACATGGGAAAGGACCCAAACCTGGAGCTGAAG ATCATTGAATGGCTGTGTGACAACGTGAACGCCTTCGAGTGCTTTGATCAGATCCAGGAGTTCATCCTGG CCTCTCTGTTCAGAATAAGCTATGAGAAGTCTCTCAGTCTGGATAAAGTCCTGCCCTATTCCTCTGTTTTCAACAAGAAG gAGGTGCCCGCGTGTCTGTCCACGGTCCCCGGTGTGGTGTGCACCACTGATCTGCAGATTGAGTCTGAGGTAAAAGGGAAG GGTTTCTGGGCAGAGCTGCAGTGGAACACAGAGCGAGTGAACTATCTGGACAACGTTCCCCACCCCAGATACCAAACCACCGCCGGTCCCGTACAGCAG GGCTCTGAGAGGAGGCCCTCCAGCCACATGAATcacctggaggacaacacaaaGAA AGTTCTATCGATGGTGGACACCTGGTGTCTCG ATAAGAAGCTGGTGCCGCTGTTCCAGGAGGAGGACCATCAACAGAGGGCGCTCATAGGactg ACGGTCGACAAGCTTCGAGAACATCTCAACAGACACCTGCCTCATCTGGGAAAGAAGAAAACCGACTCGCTGGTTGTCAGCTACGTAGCCAAACTG CTGGAGCTGATCAGACACATGCTGGAGACGGTCTGGCTCAAGTATGACCTCGGCTCTCATGTTTTGTGCTT GACGCAGCAGGGCACTCCTGCCGAGTGGTCCGTCCTTCACTTCATGTTTCGAATCCTGGAAGCTACGAGGGGTCTCAGCCTTCCCCTCCCACCTG gCTATCACACCCTGTTAGCGGTGTTTGCCGTGCGCTGCCTCCCCCATCACACTTTCCTCCAGTACATTGACCACGGCTTCCTGCAGCTCACCGAAACCTTTGTGTCTCGACTCATGACAG ACTTGGACAACAGTGATGCGAACGAGAGGCTGAAGTTCAGCGTGGTAAAGAGACTCCCTCAG cccatGGAGCAAAGAATCTACCATATGTGGGATCATCCAGTCAGTTCAGCATCAATCTCCAGAGATTATGTCAGGACTCTGCTggagagaaacaacaaaaacaag ggATTTGCATCCTCGGGCAGAGACAATCCCGGCTTCAGACCAGACTTTCTGCCTCTAACCTACCTGGCAAAAATACTCTCTGATATAGAGGCAaaag CTCCGAACCCATTTGAGGAGCAGGAGAACGTGGATGCTCGGTTTGTGGAGGAGACGGCTCTGAAACAGACACTAATACTGCTGGGCTTTGAGGAGAAGTGA